In Solea senegalensis isolate Sse05_10M linkage group LG6, IFAPA_SoseM_1, whole genome shotgun sequence, one genomic interval encodes:
- the LOC122771533 gene encoding tripartite motif-containing protein 16-like has translation MMDMFCRTDQQCICYLCSVYEHKDHDTVSAVAERTQKQRELDLSVEEVQQRLQDRDKDVKVLQQEVEALTLSADKAVEDTDEIFTEMMHLLQRRSSDVKQQIRYKQETEVSRVGGVQKKLQQEIAALRKREAELKQLSLTHDRTQFLLNYRSLSALSPSTHSSTLNVRPLRHFEDMTAAVAKVRGQLRDVLTQMWTNISVAVTEGDVSLTEPEPKTEFFRYSQEITLDPNTVNNWMLLSEGNRKVTVTYEDQSYSHHTDRFTVCQVMSQESLTGRCYWEVEWTGREVHVAVTYKDISRSGSVFGFNERGFGHNDKSWALVCDQNCCKFVHNSIRTNVSDGSTSRVGVYLDHKAGLLSFYRVSDTMTLLHRVQTTFTQPVYAGVSFYYSSPGDTAEFCKLE, from the coding sequence ATGATGGACATGTTCTGCCGCACTGATCAGCAGTGTATctgttatctctgctctgtgtacGAACATAAAGACCACGACACAGTCTCAGCTGTAGCAGAAAGGAcgcagaagcagagagagctggatcTGAGTGTAGAAgaagtccagcagagactccaggacagagacaaagacgtgaaggtgcttcaacaggaggtggaggctctcactctctctgctgataaagcTGTGGAGGACACGGACGAAATCTTCACCGAGATGATGCATCTCCTGCAGAGGAGAAGCTCTGacgtgaagcagcagatcagatACAAGCAGGAAACTGAGGTGAGTCGAGTCGGAGGCGTTCAGAAGAAGCTTCAGCAGGAGATTGCTGCGCTGAggaagagagaagctgaactgaagcagctctcactcacacacgatCGCACccagtttctcctcaactaCCGCTCACTTTCCGCACTCAGTCCATCTACACACTCGTCCACCCTCAACGTCCGTCctctgagacactttgaggaCATGACAGCGGCTGtggcaaaggtcagaggtcaactgcGGGACGTCCTGACCCAGATGTGGACAAACATCTCAGTGGCTGTGACTGAAGGAGATGTTtcactgacagaaccagaaccaaagACTGAATTCTTCCGATATTCACAGGAAATCACACTGGATCCTAACACAGTAAACAATTGGATGTTATTATCTGAGGGGAATCGAAAAGTGACAGTAACGTATGAAGATCAGTCTTATTctcatcacacagacagattcactGTGTGTCAGGTCATGAGTCAAGAGAGTCTGACTGGACGttgttactgggaggtggagtggaCAGGAAGAGAAGTTCATGTGGCTGTGACGTACAAGGACATCAGCAGATCAGGGAGTGTATTTGGATTCAATGAAAGAGGATTTGGACACAATGACAAGTCTTGGGCTTTAGTTTGTGACCAAAACTGTTGCAAGTTTGTTCACAACAGTATCCGGACTAACGTCTCAGATGGTTCAACCTCCAGAGTAGGAGTTTACTTGGACCACAAAGcaggtcttctgtccttctacagagtctctgacaccatgactctcctccacagagtccagaccacgtTCACTCAGCCTGTCTATGCTggagttagtttttattattcttcACCTGGAGACACGGCCGAGTTCTGTAAACTCGAATAG